One Ananas comosus cultivar F153 linkage group 1, ASM154086v1, whole genome shotgun sequence DNA window includes the following coding sequences:
- the LOC109709559 gene encoding premnaspirodiene oxygenase-like yields MELQLPSLFLLLVPILLLPLLAIVTRSSRRSDLPPGPPRLPIIGSLHYLATALPHRALAALAGTYGPLMLLRIGQIDLAVVTSREAAEAVLKTHDTNFASRPEMAAPKIIGYGCTDIAFSPYGAYWRQLRKICVMELLSAKRVKSFSSLRTEEIAGFLKDIAGAAARQTPVSISLKLMSLANNIVCRATFGKMFKHQSRFLVIVKETLEMTSGFSLSDLFPSLRFLDVIMMRKITKVHREMDAIFDDTIQDHQERPRKPDGEEDLLDVLLKAREQKDLEVPVTYENVKAVMLDMFAGGTETSSTIIEWAISELIKSPNIMAKAQQEVREAFKKKGKIEEHDIGELSYLQLVIKETLRLHPPVPLLVPRVCQETCTILGYTIPAGTRVVINVWALGRDPKYWEDPEKFMPERFEGNSVDYKGSNFEFLPFGAGRRICPGMTFGLATVEFGLAQLLFYFDWKLPGDMKIEDLDMTETLGASAPRKEQLHLIAIPRISLPVK; encoded by the exons ATGGAGCTCCAGctcccttctctctttctcctactAGTCCCGATCTTACTTCTCCCTCTTCTAGCAATTGTCACCCGATCGTCCCGCCGGTCAGACCTCCCGCCGGGCCCCCCTCGCCTCCCCATAATCGGCAGCCTGCACTACCTGGCCACCGCCCTGCCACATCGTGCCCTTGCCGCGCTGGCAGGCACCTACGGCCCGCTTATGCTGCTCCGCATCGGCCAG ATAGATCTCGCGGTCGTGACATCCcgtgaggcggcggaggcggtgttGAAGACCCATGACACCAACTTTGCATCCCGACCTGAGATGGCGGCGCCGAAGATCATCGGCTACGGCTGCACCGACATCGCCTTCTCGCCCTACGGCGCGTACTGGCGTCAGCTCCGGAAGATCTGCGTCATGGAGCTGCTTAGCGCCAAGCGCGTCAAGTCGTTCTCGTCGCTCCGCACTGAGGAGATTGCCGGGTTTCTGAAGGACATCGCCGGCGCGGCGGCTCGGCAAACGCCGGTCAGCATTAGCCTCAAGCTCATGTCCCTGGCCAACAACATCGTGTGCag GGCAACCTTCGGAAAGATGTTCAAGCACCAAAGCAGGTTCCTGGTGATTGTTAAGGAAACTCTAGAAATGACCTCCGGTTTCAGCCTCTCCGATTTGTTCCCTTCGCTACGGTTTCTCGACGTGATCATGATGCGCAAGATCACGAAGGTCCACAGAGAGATGGATGCGATCTTCGACGACACGATTCAAGATCACCAGGAGAGGCCGCGGAAACCCGACGGGGAGGAGGACTTGTTGGATGTGCTGCTGAAAGCTAGGGAGCAAAAGGACTTGGAAGTGCCGGTTACGTATGAAAATGTTAAAGCCGTGATGTTG GACATGTTTGCTGGAGGGACAGAAACATCCTCTACCATAATAGAATGGGCCATCTCAGAGCTCATCAAAAGCCCAAATATCATGGCAAAGGCACAACAAGAAGTAAGAGAAGCATTTAAGAAAAAGGGTAAGATAGAAGAGCATGATATCGGTGAGCTCAGCTATCTCCAACTAGTCATCAAAGAAACCCTTAGGCTCCACCCTCCAGTCCCTCTCTTGGTCCCGAGGGTTTGCCAAGAGACTTGCACCATTCTAGGGTATACGATACCGGCCGGAACTCGCGTAGTCATAAATGTGTGGGCACTAGGAAGAGACCCGAAGTACTGGGAGGACCCAGAGAAGTTCATGCCGGAGCGGTTCGAGGGTAACTCGGTGGACTACAAAGGGAGCAACTTCGAGTTCCTGCCTTTCGGTGCTGGCCGAAGGATCTGCCCTGGGATGACTTTTGGATTGGCAACCGTCGAGTTTGGCCTAGCTCAACTTTTGTTCTATTTTGATTGGAAGCTTCCAGGCGACATGAAAATCGAAGATCTCGACATGACTGAGACGTTGGGGGCTAGCGCGCCGAGGAAGGAGCAGCTACATCTTATAGCGATCCCGCGGATTTCGTTACCagtcaaataa